In Phyllobacterium zundukense, one DNA window encodes the following:
- a CDS encoding ribbon-helix-helix domain-containing protein has product MSLVRKRSITIHGHRTSFSLEDAFYDIILSIAESRDMTLASLIAEIDENRDRDANLSSTLRIHALDWVRNNSSNRS; this is encoded by the coding sequence GTGAGCCTCGTTCGCAAAAGATCGATCACCATCCACGGACACCGTACCAGCTTTTCGCTCGAGGACGCATTTTACGACATTATCCTATCGATTGCCGAGAGCCGTGACATGACGCTGGCAAGTCTCATTGCCGAGATCGATGAAAACCGGGACCGCGATGCCAACCTCTCGTCGACGCTGCGGATACATGCACTCGACTGGGTGAGAAACAACAGCAGCAATCGCTCCTAA
- a CDS encoding DUF4169 family protein: MAEIVNLRLVKKRKAKDAREKSAAENRILFGRTKVEKQFEREAARKDKRFLDDNRIEKRDMTRPTESDADGK, translated from the coding sequence ATGGCCGAGATCGTCAACCTTCGACTGGTCAAGAAGCGCAAGGCGAAAGACGCCCGGGAAAAGTCGGCGGCTGAAAACAGGATTCTGTTCGGGCGGACCAAGGTCGAAAAGCAGTTCGAGCGCGAAGCAGCCCGTAAGGACAAGCGTTTTCTTGACGATAACCGGATCGAAAAGCGCGATATGACACGGCCCACAGAATCGGATGCGGACGGCAAGTGA
- a CDS encoding SspB family protein: MPQDMIRYDILAQEALRGVIRKVLGEVAKAGLPGNHHFFVTFLTGAPGVRISTRLHEKYPEQMTIVLQHQFWDLQVTDTLFEVGLSFGDVPERLVVPFSAIRGFYDPSVNFELEFDVEVEEAVGDNDQGITSIAPAQPTDKQKVVTPSAKPKPPVKAAKKPVKPGEKTEVASDETGEKSSASVVSLDSFRKKK, encoded by the coding sequence ATGCCACAAGATATGATCCGCTACGATATACTCGCCCAGGAAGCGCTACGCGGCGTTATCCGTAAAGTGCTTGGCGAAGTCGCCAAGGCAGGTCTTCCCGGCAACCATCATTTCTTCGTAACCTTTCTCACGGGTGCTCCGGGCGTTCGCATTTCGACACGTTTGCACGAAAAATATCCGGAACAGATGACTATCGTTCTCCAGCATCAGTTCTGGGACCTTCAGGTCACCGACACGTTGTTCGAAGTCGGGCTGTCCTTTGGTGATGTGCCGGAACGTCTGGTCGTTCCTTTCTCCGCGATCCGCGGCTTCTACGATCCCTCGGTGAATTTCGAACTCGAATTCGATGTAGAGGTCGAAGAGGCTGTTGGTGACAATGACCAGGGCATCACCAGCATTGCGCCGGCCCAGCCGACCGACAAGCAGAAAGTTGTGACACCCAGCGCCAAGCCGAAGCCACCTGTAAAGGCTGCGAAGAAGCCGGTGAAACCCGGTGAGAAGACAGAAGTCGCTTCCGATGAAACTGGTGAAAAATCATCGGCTTCTGTCGTGTCGCTGGATTCCTTCCGCAAGAAAAAATAA
- a CDS encoding TetR/AcrR family transcriptional regulator, with translation MKNRDEPALKATGHTQRGQCSKRISILDAAAHVFCREGFSGASIDEIAVEACVSRQTIYNHYREKETLFTAVVEDVMDRANAMLYSILATFPDNSDNLEDDLTAFAVRLSKNCLCNQDGRFLRRLVQSEGERYPHLFEGWRQHGPGKISSALGALFSRLCHKGVLQIDDFDLAARQFLALVNADLQMISLFGGTPTDEELESAARNAVNTFLRAYSKPAVGNITHTPSLAVVS, from the coding sequence ATGAAAAATCGCGACGAACCTGCACTGAAGGCAACAGGCCATACCCAACGTGGTCAATGTTCAAAACGCATTTCGATACTCGACGCTGCGGCGCACGTATTTTGTCGTGAAGGTTTTTCTGGAGCGAGTATTGATGAAATTGCCGTAGAGGCCTGCGTCTCGCGCCAGACTATATACAATCATTACCGGGAAAAGGAAACGCTCTTTACTGCTGTGGTCGAAGACGTCATGGATCGCGCCAATGCCATGCTGTATTCGATACTGGCGACATTTCCGGATAATTCCGACAATCTTGAAGACGATCTGACCGCATTTGCCGTTCGCTTGAGCAAGAATTGCCTGTGCAACCAGGACGGAAGGTTCCTGCGCAGGCTCGTGCAATCGGAAGGCGAACGCTATCCGCATCTTTTTGAAGGCTGGCGGCAGCATGGTCCTGGCAAGATCAGCTCTGCTCTCGGCGCCCTGTTTTCGCGACTGTGCCATAAAGGGGTTTTGCAGATCGACGATTTCGATCTCGCCGCACGCCAGTTTCTCGCGCTGGTCAACGCCGACCTGCAGATGATCAGTCTGTTTGGCGGGACACCGACAGATGAGGAGTTGGAAAGTGCAGCGCGTAACGCAGTCAATACATTCCTGCGCGCCTATTCGAAACCCGCAGTCGGGAATATAACCCACACACCGTCGCTTGCTGTGGTCAGTTAG
- a CDS encoding multidrug effflux MFS transporter, with protein sequence MTSSFFRTALILGLLTAIGPFAIDMYLPAMPSIGKELGAENSVVQMSLLAFFISFAIFQLFYGPLSDMWGRKAPLYIGIGLFAVASIGCALASDIETLIAFRFLQGIGGAAGMVIPRAIVRDMHTGVQAARLMSLLMLVFSISPILAPLTGSAVIEFYGWRGVFWAVMIAAFIGLILLSTQLKETRPKAARAESGLGSAMAAYRLLLGDRNFLTLTFIGGLGISSFLVYLANSPFVLIDHYGLTPTQYSMAFSINAVSFFTVSQLTGWLGERFGLIRVMRLAVTAFALTMAAMVVVMGLGFNQLPVMAVFLFVGYGFLGLVIPTSAVLALEDHGEIAGTASALMGTLHFVTSAVAMVIAGLFFDGTALPMAAGIALCAVGAFVLTQATIGRRRMVEAEAAAE encoded by the coding sequence ATGACGAGCTCCTTCTTTCGTACGGCCCTCATCCTTGGTCTCCTTACTGCCATCGGGCCCTTTGCAATCGACATGTATCTCCCGGCCATGCCTTCCATCGGTAAGGAACTTGGCGCGGAGAACAGCGTCGTGCAGATGAGCCTTCTGGCTTTCTTCATTTCCTTCGCCATCTTCCAGCTGTTCTACGGTCCCTTGTCCGATATGTGGGGCCGCAAGGCGCCGCTCTATATCGGTATCGGCCTGTTCGCGGTGGCAAGCATCGGCTGTGCCCTGGCTAGCGATATTGAGACCTTGATCGCTTTCCGCTTCCTTCAGGGTATCGGTGGTGCTGCGGGAATGGTTATTCCGCGTGCCATTGTCCGTGACATGCATACTGGCGTGCAGGCAGCACGGCTCATGTCACTGCTGATGCTGGTCTTCAGCATCTCGCCCATTCTCGCTCCGTTGACAGGTAGTGCCGTCATTGAATTCTATGGCTGGCGCGGTGTGTTCTGGGCGGTGATGATTGCCGCGTTCATCGGGTTGATCCTGCTGTCGACCCAGTTGAAGGAAACCCGCCCGAAAGCGGCACGCGCCGAAAGTGGTCTCGGAAGCGCCATGGCAGCCTATCGCCTGCTGCTGGGTGACCGCAACTTCCTGACGCTCACCTTTATCGGCGGCCTCGGTATCTCCAGCTTCCTGGTCTATCTGGCGAACTCGCCCTTCGTCCTCATTGACCATTATGGCCTGACGCCGACGCAGTACAGCATGGCTTTCTCGATCAACGCGGTTTCGTTCTTCACCGTCTCGCAGTTGACCGGCTGGCTCGGCGAGCGCTTTGGCCTTATCCGGGTGATGCGTTTGGCCGTCACCGCGTTTGCTTTGACGATGGCAGCTATGGTCGTCGTCATGGGATTGGGCTTCAACCAGTTGCCGGTAATGGCGGTGTTCCTGTTTGTCGGATATGGCTTCCTTGGATTGGTCATCCCGACATCGGCCGTGCTCGCGCTTGAAGATCACGGCGAGATCGCCGGTACTGCTTCGGCGCTGATGGGCACGCTGCACTTCGTGACCTCCGCCGTTGCCATGGTGATTGCCGGCCTGTTTTTCGACGGAACCGCCTTGCCGATGGCGGCTGGCATCGCGCTCTGCGCTGTGGGTGCGTTCGTGCTCACACAGGCAACGATCGGCCGGCGCCGTATGGTCGAGGCGGAAGCCGCTGCCGAATAG
- a CDS encoding DUF899 domain-containing protein encodes MQHEIASRDEWLKARIDLLAKEKAFTKAREEMSARRRALPWVKIEKEYVFDSRSGKVTLADLFDGRSQLFLKHFMKGPGQEQQCVGCSLEVDHVEGLLAHLENHDVSYVAVARAPIAEIETLRKAMGWHFPWVSSFHSDFNYDFNVSFTPKEVAEKNAYYNYRHTDPGLEDLSGESAFYKDDDGQIFHTYSAFSRGGEQFLGIYGYLDVMPKGRNETGPHYNLVDWARPKNMYGKGGMVGNNGRYHEPDCACSVHK; translated from the coding sequence ATGCAACATGAGATCGCATCACGGGATGAATGGCTGAAGGCGCGGATCGACCTTCTGGCCAAGGAGAAGGCCTTTACGAAGGCGCGGGAGGAAATGAGCGCACGGCGGCGGGCCCTACCCTGGGTCAAGATCGAGAAGGAGTACGTCTTCGATAGCCGGTCGGGAAAGGTAACGCTGGCCGACCTGTTCGATGGACGCAGCCAGCTCTTCCTCAAGCATTTCATGAAAGGACCGGGCCAGGAGCAACAATGCGTTGGATGCTCACTGGAAGTCGATCACGTCGAGGGGCTTCTCGCGCATCTCGAGAACCATGACGTTTCCTACGTGGCCGTGGCGCGCGCACCTATCGCAGAGATCGAGACTTTGCGCAAAGCGATGGGCTGGCACTTCCCCTGGGTTTCGTCTTTCCACAGCGATTTCAACTATGACTTCAACGTATCCTTCACCCCCAAGGAAGTCGCAGAAAAGAACGCTTACTACAATTACCGGCACACCGATCCCGGCCTTGAAGACCTCTCGGGCGAGAGCGCCTTCTACAAGGACGATGACGGCCAGATCTTCCATACCTATTCGGCCTTTAGCCGCGGCGGCGAACAGTTTCTTGGTATTTACGGCTATCTTGACGTCATGCCCAAGGGCCGCAACGAAACCGGGCCGCACTATAACCTGGTTGATTGGGCGCGGCCGAAAAACATGTATGGCAAGGGTGGTATGGTCGGTAACAATGGCCGTTACCACGAGCCCGATTGCGCTTGTTCCGTTCACAAGTGA
- a CDS encoding SRPBCC family protein, which translates to MSETNTAHAMNETAGRILTITRLFNAPPALVFDAFADPRRMLQWMGPRDYPATYVEADLRVGGKWRACLDSAASGEKLWHGGVYQEIVPGKRLAFTFAWDQADGRAGMETLVNITFESQDDRTLMTFRQSIFDTPENCTGHEKGWNGAFDRLEELLSQE; encoded by the coding sequence ATGTCTGAGACAAACACAGCTCACGCGATGAACGAGACGGCCGGCCGCATTCTTACGATCACGCGCCTGTTCAATGCCCCGCCCGCGCTGGTCTTCGATGCTTTCGCCGATCCCAGGCGCATGTTGCAGTGGATGGGTCCGCGTGACTATCCCGCAACTTATGTGGAGGCCGATCTGCGGGTCGGCGGCAAATGGCGCGCCTGTCTCGACTCGGCTGCCAGTGGCGAAAAACTCTGGCATGGCGGCGTCTACCAGGAAATCGTGCCCGGCAAACGCCTGGCATTCACCTTCGCCTGGGATCAGGCAGATGGCCGTGCCGGAATGGAAACGCTCGTCAACATCACGTTCGAAAGTCAGGACGACAGGACACTGATGACATTCCGCCAAAGCATCTTCGACACACCCGAAAATTGCACCGGTCACGAGAAGGGCTGGAACGGCGCCTTCGATCGTCTCGAGGAACTGCTTTCGCAAGAGTAG
- a CDS encoding ArsR/SmtB family transcription factor: MTPDRLDHIFSALADPTRRAILARLALGTTSVTELAEPFQMSGPAVTKHLKVLERAGLVIRGREAQWRPCSLNAAPLKEATDWLERYRRFWEGSFDRLEEYLQDVQTNGEQDV, translated from the coding sequence ATGACACCCGATCGACTCGACCATATCTTCTCGGCCCTCGCGGATCCGACGCGCCGGGCCATCCTGGCGCGGCTCGCGCTCGGCACCACCTCGGTGACGGAACTGGCCGAACCCTTCCAGATGTCGGGGCCCGCAGTCACCAAACACCTGAAGGTGCTGGAGCGGGCCGGCCTGGTGATCCGCGGCCGTGAAGCCCAGTGGCGGCCCTGCAGTCTCAACGCGGCGCCGCTCAAGGAAGCTACGGACTGGCTGGAACGCTACCGCCGATTTTGGGAAGGCAGTTTCGACCGGCTGGAGGAATATTTGCAGGATGTACAGACAAATGGAGAGCAGGATGTCTGA
- a CDS encoding DUF2853 family protein has product MSDYLKDVRHYDAAADEATVAKIVKHLGIALRNRDSSLVSCTDPEELKRVRTNWVEKKLGLTDAAKADAAIESVCAAMKADNSKSRVTFYYLTAKALGALGKL; this is encoded by the coding sequence ATGAGTGACTATCTAAAGGATGTTCGCCATTATGATGCGGCTGCTGATGAGGCGACTGTCGCGAAAATCGTCAAACATCTCGGAATTGCCCTGCGCAACAGGGATTCGTCGCTGGTTTCCTGCACGGATCCGGAGGAATTGAAGCGTGTCCGCACCAATTGGGTCGAAAAGAAGCTCGGCCTCACCGACGCGGCCAAGGCCGATGCGGCGATCGAATCCGTGTGCGCTGCCATGAAGGCGGACAACAGCAAAAGCCGTGTCACGTTCTACTACCTGACCGCGAAGGCGCTCGGCGCACTCGGCAAGCTCTGA
- a CDS encoding thymidylate synthase: protein MRTYLDLLQHVLDTGVDRGDRTGTGTRSVFGYQMRFDLAAGFPLLTTKKLHLKSIIHELLWFLKGETNIAYLKENGVTIWDEWADENGDLGPVYGYQWRSWPAPEGRHIDQIAGLVSAIRNNPHSRRLIVSAWNPALVDEMALPPCHCLFQFYVADGKLSCQLYQRSADIFLGVPFNIASYALLTMMVAQVTGLQPGEFVHTLGDTHLYANHFEQARLQLTRVPGPLPKMQINPEVTDLFAFKYDDFRLVDYVAESSIKAPIAV from the coding sequence ATGCGCACTTATCTCGATCTTCTTCAGCATGTGCTCGATACGGGCGTCGATCGTGGCGATCGGACAGGTACCGGCACACGTTCTGTCTTCGGCTACCAGATGCGATTCGATCTGGCAGCGGGCTTTCCGCTGTTGACAACGAAGAAACTGCACCTGAAATCCATCATCCATGAGCTTCTGTGGTTCCTGAAGGGCGAGACCAATATCGCCTATCTTAAGGAAAACGGTGTCACGATCTGGGACGAATGGGCTGACGAAAACGGTGATCTGGGACCGGTCTATGGCTATCAATGGCGGTCATGGCCGGCTCCCGAGGGCAGGCACATCGACCAGATTGCCGGGCTCGTAAGTGCGATACGCAACAATCCTCATTCAAGACGCTTGATCGTTTCAGCATGGAACCCGGCTCTGGTGGACGAGATGGCGCTGCCGCCCTGCCACTGCCTGTTCCAGTTCTATGTGGCCGATGGCAAACTGTCCTGCCAGCTTTACCAGCGCTCGGCAGATATCTTCCTAGGTGTGCCGTTCAACATCGCGTCCTATGCGCTGCTGACAATGATGGTAGCGCAGGTAACCGGATTGCAGCCCGGTGAATTCGTTCACACGCTTGGTGATACGCATCTCTATGCCAATCATTTCGAACAGGCGAGGCTGCAATTGACCCGCGTTCCCGGCCCGCTGCCGAAAATGCAGATAAATCCGGAAGTTACTGATCTCTTTGCCTTCAAGTATGACGATTTCCGTCTTGTAGATTACGTCGCCGAATCCAGCATCAAGGCGCCGATTGCGGTATAG
- a CDS encoding dihydrofolate reductase, which yields MISFVVAIAENGVIGHENGLPWRLSSDLKRFKATTMGKPIIMGRKTWDSLGRPLPGRTNIVITRDPAFSVEGVIAVRSVDEALMIAGSHAGADKVNEICIIGGGDIFRQTLNRVDRLYVTWVLAKVEGDVHFPPIDPKIWAEISSEDFPPGEKDNYATRFVIYERR from the coding sequence ATGATCAGTTTTGTTGTTGCCATTGCTGAAAATGGCGTGATCGGGCATGAAAATGGCCTGCCGTGGCGATTGTCTTCGGACCTCAAGCGGTTCAAGGCAACAACGATGGGCAAGCCCATCATCATGGGGCGGAAGACCTGGGATTCGCTCGGCCGACCTCTTCCCGGACGCACCAATATCGTCATTACCCGTGATCCGGCCTTTTCCGTCGAAGGTGTCATAGCCGTCCGCTCCGTCGATGAAGCGTTGATGATCGCTGGAAGTCATGCCGGCGCCGACAAGGTCAATGAGATATGCATTATTGGCGGCGGCGATATTTTTCGCCAGACTCTCAATCGAGTGGACCGGCTCTATGTGACTTGGGTTCTCGCGAAGGTTGAGGGTGACGTTCACTTCCCTCCCATCGATCCGAAAATCTGGGCTGAAATCTCCAGCGAAGATTTTCCACCGGGTGAAAAAGATAATTACGCGACGCGCTTTGTCATCTATGAGCGGCGCTGA
- the hflK gene encoding FtsH protease activity modulator HflK has translation MPWSNQNGGGGPWGGGGNNSGGGGPWGQKPQGGGGGNPPDLEDILRRGQDRLRQALPGGSGGSPAIWGLVGLALVAFWLFQAIYTVQPDERAVELRFGKPKPDISEPGLHFHFWPIESYEKIEIVEKQKNIGGQGARGAKEGLMLSGDQNIVDVQFSVLYRVSDPVAYLFHVENPENLVQQVSESAMREIVGRSPAQDIFRDNRAGIANDVRGIIQKTLDEYGAGVAINAVSIEDAAPPREVADAFDEVQRAEQDEDRFVEESNQYSNQKLGQARGEGAQIREDAAAYKNRIVQEAEGEAQRFTSVYDQYVKAPEVTRKRLFLETMERVLKDSNKVIVDQSGQSVVPYLPLQELTKQRPAAVEGTKQ, from the coding sequence ATGCCCTGGAGTAATCAGAACGGCGGCGGCGGCCCATGGGGTGGCGGCGGTAACAATAGTGGCGGCGGTGGCCCTTGGGGTCAAAAGCCGCAAGGAGGCGGCGGTGGCAATCCACCCGACCTCGAAGACATCCTCCGCCGAGGTCAGGATCGCTTGCGTCAGGCACTTCCGGGCGGTTCCGGCGGCAGCCCGGCAATCTGGGGTCTTGTCGGTCTGGCGCTGGTGGCTTTCTGGCTCTTCCAGGCAATTTATACAGTCCAGCCGGACGAACGCGCCGTCGAGCTGCGTTTCGGCAAACCCAAGCCGGACATCTCTGAACCGGGCTTGCATTTCCATTTCTGGCCGATTGAATCCTATGAAAAGATCGAGATCGTCGAGAAGCAGAAGAATATCGGCGGGCAGGGCGCGCGCGGTGCCAAGGAAGGCCTGATGCTTTCAGGCGACCAGAACATCGTCGATGTGCAGTTCTCTGTGCTTTATCGCGTCTCGGATCCCGTCGCCTATCTCTTCCATGTCGAAAATCCTGAAAACCTTGTGCAGCAAGTGTCGGAAAGCGCGATGCGCGAGATCGTCGGCCGCAGCCCGGCGCAGGATATCTTCCGTGATAACCGCGCGGGCATCGCCAATGATGTACGTGGTATCATTCAGAAGACGCTCGACGAGTACGGCGCGGGCGTTGCGATCAATGCCGTGTCGATCGAAGACGCAGCGCCGCCGCGTGAAGTGGCCGATGCTTTCGATGAGGTCCAGCGTGCCGAACAGGACGAGGACCGCTTCGTGGAGGAATCAAATCAGTATTCCAACCAGAAACTCGGACAGGCGCGCGGTGAAGGCGCGCAGATCCGGGAAGACGCTGCAGCCTACAAGAACCGTATCGTGCAGGAAGCGGAAGGTGAGGCGCAGCGCTTCACCTCGGTCTACGACCAGTACGTCAAGGCACCGGAAGTTACCCGCAAGCGGCTTTTCCTCGAAACCATGGAGCGTGTGCTGAAGGACTCAAACAAGGTGATTGTTGATCAGAGCGGCCAGAGTGTCGTTCCTTATCTTCCTCTTCAGGAACTGACCAAGCAGCGCCCGGCCGCCGTCGAGGGGACAAAACAATGA
- the hflC gene encoding protease modulator HflC, which yields MNQNRFPLLAGLIAFIALLAYSSIFVVRAGQQAIVLRFGQIVDVKADPGIYFKLPFGFLEADNVQMIEDRLLSFELDNIRVQVSGGKFYEVDAFLVYRITDPRKFRQTVSGDVTLAEARLRTRLDAALRGVYGLRGFEAALSDERAGMMQEVREQLRPDAESLGLQITDVRIRRTDLTQEVSQQTFDRMKAERLAEAERLRARGREAAQRIKAITDRQVVEIIAEARKESEIARGQGEGERGRIFAEVFSKDPDFFAFYRSMTAYGTALDNTGTTMVLSPNSEFFRYFQDSNGALPPVSGATPPVAPAPAPAPQ from the coding sequence ATGAACCAGAACCGTTTTCCTCTTCTCGCGGGCCTGATCGCGTTCATCGCCTTGCTGGCCTATTCGTCCATCTTTGTCGTCAGGGCAGGCCAGCAGGCCATTGTCCTGCGCTTTGGTCAGATCGTCGATGTGAAGGCCGACCCCGGCATCTATTTCAAGCTGCCTTTCGGCTTTCTTGAGGCCGACAATGTGCAGATGATCGAAGATCGCCTCCTGAGCTTCGAACTCGACAACATCCGCGTCCAGGTTTCGGGCGGCAAGTTCTACGAGGTCGATGCCTTCCTTGTCTACCGTATCACCGATCCACGCAAGTTCCGGCAAACTGTGTCCGGCGACGTGACGCTGGCAGAAGCACGCTTGCGTACTCGTCTCGATGCGGCGTTGCGCGGGGTTTACGGTTTGCGCGGCTTTGAAGCGGCGCTCTCCGACGAGCGTGCCGGTATGATGCAGGAGGTGCGTGAACAGCTCCGTCCCGATGCGGAGTCGCTGGGGTTGCAGATCACCGATGTCCGTATTCGCCGTACTGACTTGACCCAGGAAGTCTCGCAGCAGACCTTCGACCGCATGAAGGCCGAACGTCTGGCGGAAGCAGAACGTCTGCGTGCGCGTGGCCGTGAAGCTGCCCAGCGCATCAAGGCGATCACCGACCGCCAGGTTGTTGAGATTATTGCGGAAGCACGCAAGGAATCGGAGATTGCCCGAGGCCAGGGTGAGGGTGAGCGCGGCCGCATCTTCGCTGAAGTCTTCTCGAAGGATCCGGATTTCTTTGCCTTCTACAGATCCATGACGGCTTATGGCACGGCCTTGGATAATACGGGAACGACAATGGTGCTTTCGCCGAATTCCGAGTTCTTCCGCTATTTCCAGGATTCCAACGGGGCTTTGCCGCCGGTCAGCGGTGCAACGCCGCCAGTGGCTCCGGCACCAGCGCCTGCCCCTCAATAG
- a CDS encoding DUF2065 domain-containing protein has product MVDFMDAVGLFLVFEGLLYGCFPLIAKRLARDVSEQPDGFLRIAGVASVAVGVAVVWLARG; this is encoded by the coding sequence ATGGTCGATTTTATGGATGCCGTGGGACTGTTCCTCGTTTTCGAGGGGCTGCTCTACGGCTGTTTTCCACTGATCGCAAAACGCCTGGCGCGGGATGTCAGCGAACAACCGGATGGATTCCTGCGTATTGCAGGCGTCGCATCTGTTGCAGTTGGCGTGGCCGTCGTGTGGCTGGCGCGCGGATAA
- a CDS encoding DegQ family serine endoprotease: protein MVFNTGRPVLRSATAAIALIALTATSASPAFVTLARAQTQGAPVPNSEQPRAQGPASVADLAEGLIDAVVNISTSQTVKGQDGDSGPVPMPKVPEGSPFQEFFDEYFGKQNPGQNNPSHKVQSLGSGFVVDAEQGIIVTNNHVIADADEIEVNFNDGSKLKAELIGKDTKTDLAVLKVDPKKHKLVAVKFGDSSKTRIGDWVMAIGNPFGFGGTVTVGIVSARNRDINSGPYDNFIQTDAAINRGNSGGPLFDMYGQVIGINTAIISPTGGSIGIGFAIPAELASGVIAQLREFGETRRGWLGVRIQPVTDEIAESLGMPSSKGALVAGIIDGGPVANGSIIAGDVIIRFDGKAVNNVKDLPRVVAESPVGKEVDVVVIRKGKEETVKVTLGRLEDSEQQAKKDDQTGQGEDGAVQDVDVLGMTLDKLDDDSRKLFGISKEVQGVLVTEVQNDSVAANKRIQAGDVIVDIAQETVSTPEDVAARIEKLRDEGRKNALLMLASKTGELRFVTLQMD from the coding sequence ATGGTTTTCAACACTGGTCGCCCTGTTCTCCGTTCCGCCACTGCGGCAATCGCGCTGATTGCACTGACCGCGACAAGCGCCTCTCCGGCGTTTGTAACCCTGGCCAGGGCTCAGACCCAGGGTGCTCCGGTTCCCAACAGTGAACAGCCAAGGGCGCAAGGACCCGCATCTGTGGCCGATCTTGCCGAAGGGCTGATCGACGCCGTCGTCAATATTTCTACGTCGCAAACGGTCAAGGGACAGGATGGGGATTCGGGTCCCGTGCCGATGCCGAAAGTTCCGGAAGGCTCGCCCTTCCAGGAGTTCTTCGATGAATATTTCGGCAAGCAGAATCCCGGCCAGAATAATCCGTCCCACAAGGTTCAGTCGCTTGGCTCCGGCTTTGTGGTCGATGCCGAACAGGGCATTATCGTTACCAATAATCACGTGATTGCCGATGCGGACGAGATCGAAGTCAATTTCAATGATGGCTCGAAACTGAAAGCTGAATTGATTGGCAAGGATACCAAGACTGACCTCGCCGTTCTCAAGGTCGACCCGAAGAAGCACAAGCTGGTTGCCGTCAAATTCGGCGATTCGTCCAAGACGCGGATCGGTGACTGGGTCATGGCGATCGGCAATCCGTTTGGCTTTGGCGGCACGGTAACCGTTGGTATTGTCTCGGCGCGCAATCGAGATATCAATTCGGGTCCTTACGACAATTTTATTCAGACCGATGCTGCGATCAATCGCGGCAATTCCGGCGGGCCGCTCTTCGATATGTACGGGCAGGTCATCGGTATCAATACGGCGATCATTTCGCCGACCGGCGGTTCGATCGGTATCGGTTTTGCCATTCCGGCGGAACTGGCTTCGGGCGTCATCGCGCAGCTGCGTGAGTTTGGCGAGACACGGCGCGGCTGGCTTGGCGTGCGCATTCAGCCCGTCACGGACGAGATTGCCGAAAGCCTGGGCATGCCGTCGAGCAAGGGCGCCCTGGTTGCTGGCATCATCGACGGTGGACCGGTGGCCAATGGCTCGATCATTGCAGGCGATGTGATCATTCGCTTCGATGGCAAGGCGGTCAACAACGTCAAGGATCTGCCGCGTGTCGTCGCCGAGAGCCCCGTGGGCAAAGAGGTCGATGTTGTCGTTATCCGCAAAGGCAAGGAGGAGACCGTGAAGGTCACGCTCGGCCGCCTGGAGGACAGCGAGCAACAGGCGAAGAAGGACGACCAGACCGGGCAGGGCGAGGACGGTGCGGTTCAGGATGTCGATGTGCTGGGCATGACGCTTGATAAGCTCGATGATGACAGCCGCAAATTATTCGGCATCTCAAAGGAAGTTCAGGGCGTTCTGGTCACCGAGGTCCAGAATGACTCGGTTGCTGCTAACAAGCGTATTCAGGCGGGCGATGTGATCGTCGACATTGCGCAGGAAACGGTTTCAACGCCGGAAGATGTCGCGGCACGGATCGAGAAGCTTCGTGACGAGGGCCGCAAGAACGCCCTGCTCATGCTGGCGTCAAAGACCGGCGAACTACGCTTCGTCACGCTCCAGATGGATTGA